In Papaver somniferum cultivar HN1 chromosome 1, ASM357369v1, whole genome shotgun sequence, a genomic segment contains:
- the LOC113303747 gene encoding 1-aminocyclopropane-1-carboxylate oxidase 3-like: MATFPVIDMEKLNGEERANTMNIIQDACENWGFFELVNHGIPHEMMDKVEKLTKEHYKKSMEQRFKELVASKALEGVQSEITDMDWESTFFLRHLPTSNMSEIPDLEDSYRKIMKEFVLGLEKLAEEVLDLFCENLGLEKGYLKKALCGSNGPTFGTKVSNYPPCPKPDLIKGLRAHTDAGGLILLFQDDKVSGLQLLKDGEWVDVPPMRHSIVINLGDQLEVITNGKYKSVMHRVIAQTDGARMSIASFYNPGSDAVIYPAPTLTQTETEGEKNQVYPKFVFEDYMKLYAGVKFQAKEPRFEAMKTVQNNVGISPIATV; this comes from the exons ATGGCAACTTTCCCCGTCATTGACATGGAGAAACTCAATGGTGAAGAAAGAGCAAACACCATGAACATTATTCAAGATGCTTGTGAAAACTGGGGTTTCTTTGAG TTGGTGAATCATGGAATTCCTCATGAAATGATGGACAAAGTAGAGAAACTTACAAAAGAACATTACAAGAAAAGTATGGAACAAAGATTCAAGGAATTGGTTGCTAGTAAAGCTCTAGAGGGAGTCCAATCTGAAATCACTGATATGGATTGGGAAAGCACTTTCTTTTTGCGCCACCTCCCAACTTCCAACATGTCTGAGATCCCTGATCTTGAAGATAGTTACAG GAAAATCATGAAGGAATTTGTTTTAGGATTGGAGAAACTAGCTGAGGAGGTTTTAGACTTGTTCTGTGAGAACCTTGGACTTGAAAAGGGTTACCTTAAGAAGGCATTATGTGGTTCTAATGGTCCAACTTTTGGGACCAAAGTTAGTAACTATCCACCTTGTCCTAAACCAGACCTAATCAAAGGATTAAGGGCTCACACTGATGCTGGTGGACTCATTTTGCTTTTCCAAGATGACAAAGTTAGTGGTCTTCAActtctcaaagatggtgaatggGTTGATGTTCCTCCAATGAGACACTCCATTGTTATCAACCTTGGTGATCAACTTGAG GTGATAACGAATGGGAAGTACAAAAGTGTGATGCACAGGGTTATTGCACAAACTGACGGTGCTAGGATGTCCATCGCTTCTTTCTACAACCCTGGCAGCGACGCGGTGATCTACCCTGCACCCACATTGACCCAGACAGAAACAGAAGgagagaaaaatcaagtgtaCCCAAAATTTGTTTTTGAAGATTACATGAAACTTTATGCTGGAGTGAAATTTCAAGCAAAGGAACCAAGGTTTGAAGCCATGAAGACAGTGCAAAACAATGTTGGTATCTCACCCATTGCAACAGTTTAA